In one window of Nothobranchius furzeri strain GRZ-AD chromosome 11, NfurGRZ-RIMD1, whole genome shotgun sequence DNA:
- the LOC107384418 gene encoding dynein light chain Tctex-type 5-B, translating to MLGTTRIKETTKTKDFVSASSGMAESVCTEDAFARFVSLENTYQLEPYTRFGVRAATLILEDVLTSYLLEEKYEAQRAAELSLTMCTVIKERVKELRIPRFKIVVLVYISQPKDQGMQISSRCLWDATTDTFTSHSFRNSSLLAVGSIYAVYHE from the exons ATGCTCGGAACAACCAGAATAAAAGAAACTACCAAGACTAAGGA TTTTGTCAGTGCCTCATCAGGCATGGCTGAGTCGGTGTGCACCGAAGATGCTTTTGCCAGATTTGTATCACTGGAGAACACCTACCAGCTGG AACCTTATACACGATTCGGTGTTCGTGCTGCCACTCTCATACTGGAAGATGTTCTCACCAGCTACCTCCTAGAAGAGAAATACGAAGCTCAGCGAGCTGCAGAGCTGTCACTGACTATGTGCACT GTGATAAAAGAACGAGTGAAAGAACTCAGGATCCCcagatttaaaatagtagtcctggTTTACATCAGCCAGCCCAAAGATCAGGGGATGCAGATCAGCAGCCGCTGCCTGTGGGATGCAACCACCGACACCTTCACATCTCACTCCTTCAGGAACAGCTCTCTGCTGGCTGTTGGAAGCATCTACGCCGTGTACCATGAGTGA